A window from Leptospira wolffii serovar Khorat str. Khorat-H2 encodes these proteins:
- a CDS encoding alkane 1-monooxygenase, producing MSLFKRLSFLIAFLIPLMAVAGYYLGGGFNFLSLAVVFGILPILDVLVGPDASNPKEEEVPVLQQEFYFRFLTYAWAWVQFALVVWALWEVQSHSLSTLEWVGFVLSIGINTGGIGITVAHELGHKNTKIEQWYSKFILMTVCYMHFFIEHNRGHHVNVSTHEDPATSRRGESFFSFYPRTVLGSLASAWKLEKKRLSKLGKSEWRWENEMISSTVVPVLFIAGVTGIFYLITGNFKWEVPVFFFVQSWIAFSLLELVNYIEHYGLARKELSPGKFEKVLPIHSWNQNFGLSNAFLFQLQRHSDHHANAGRRYQSLRHFEESPQLPYGYEIMILIALVPPLWFRIMDAKLEDWQSKYGGSEAKPAKLSKHAIA from the coding sequence ATGAGTCTATTCAAGCGTTTGTCCTTTCTAATCGCCTTTCTGATCCCGCTTATGGCGGTCGCAGGATATTATTTGGGAGGAGGATTCAATTTCCTGTCTCTTGCGGTTGTTTTCGGAATTCTGCCGATTCTGGATGTTTTGGTCGGTCCGGATGCGAGCAATCCGAAGGAAGAAGAAGTTCCGGTCCTACAGCAGGAATTCTATTTTAGATTTCTGACATATGCTTGGGCCTGGGTCCAGTTCGCTCTGGTCGTTTGGGCTCTTTGGGAAGTGCAATCCCATTCTCTCAGCACCTTAGAGTGGGTCGGTTTCGTCCTTTCGATAGGAATCAATACGGGTGGAATCGGGATCACTGTCGCTCACGAATTGGGTCATAAGAATACCAAGATTGAGCAGTGGTATTCCAAGTTCATTCTCATGACAGTTTGCTATATGCACTTTTTTATAGAGCATAACAGGGGACACCATGTGAACGTATCCACTCACGAAGATCCTGCCACTAGCCGGAGAGGAGAATCCTTCTTCTCCTTCTATCCTAGAACCGTTTTAGGAAGTTTGGCAAGCGCTTGGAAATTGGAGAAGAAGAGACTCTCCAAATTGGGAAAATCGGAATGGCGCTGGGAAAACGAAATGATCAGCTCAACAGTCGTTCCTGTCTTATTTATCGCAGGGGTTACCGGAATTTTTTATCTAATTACCGGAAACTTTAAATGGGAAGTGCCTGTATTCTTCTTTGTCCAGAGTTGGATCGCATTCTCTCTTTTGGAACTCGTGAATTACATCGAGCACTACGGTCTCGCCAGAAAGGAATTGTCTCCCGGTAAATTCGAGAAGGTGCTACCGATCCATTCCTGGAATCAGAACTTCGGATTGTCCAACGCCTTTCTTTTTCAATTGCAGAGACATTCGGACCATCATGCCAACGCGGGCAGAAGATACCAATCTCTTCGTCATTTCGAGGAAAGCCCCCAGCTTCCTTACGGTTATGAGATCATGATTTTGATCGCTCTCGTTCCGCCCCTTTGGTTCAGGATCATGGATGCGAAACTGGAGGATTGGCAATCGAAATACGGCGGTTCCGAAGCGAAACCGGCTAAATTGTCCAAGCATGCAATCGCTTAA